A window from Salvia miltiorrhiza cultivar Shanhuang (shh) chromosome 2, IMPLAD_Smil_shh, whole genome shotgun sequence encodes these proteins:
- the LOC131009045 gene encoding zinc finger CCCH domain-containing protein 3 has product MPLGKYYCDYCDKQFQDTPPSRRRHLNGVAHQRAKALWYDALRSSSQLAPDQVDDFQSVGKGVCHRFVRTGSCQYGHSCKYYHPKKNLPNMNAQRMEGTTAQSGGIPGSRLNGGATLPALLFGNQMGMSLGNLPPSLLPPPEGGYPPLPFVDWG; this is encoded by the exons ATGCCGCTGGGGAAATACTACTGCGATTATTGCGATAAACAATTCCAGGACACTCCGCCGTCACGGCGGCGCCACCTCAACGGCGTAGCTCACCAGAGGGCCAAAGCTCTCTGGTACGACGCCCTTCGCTCCTCCTCGCAAT TGGCTCCGGATCAGGTTGACGACTTCCAGTCCGTTGGCAAAGGCGTCTGCCATCGATTTGTCCGTACG GGTTCATGCCAATATGGACATTCATGCAAGTATTATCACCCCAAGAAAAATTTACCAAATATGAATGCTCAAAGAATGGAAG GAACAACTGCCCAGTCTGGGGGTATTCCCGGTAGTCGTTTGAACGGAGGAGCCACTCTGCCTG CCCTACTCTTTGGCAATCAAATGGGAATGTCGCTTGGAAACCTACCTCCGTCGTTGTTGCCTCCTCCAGAAGGTGGATATCCTCCTCTACCCTTTGTTGATTGGGGATAG